The Corvus cornix cornix isolate S_Up_H32 chromosome 12, ASM73873v5, whole genome shotgun sequence genome includes a window with the following:
- the RBSN gene encoding LOW QUALITY PROTEIN: rabenosyn-5 (The sequence of the model RefSeq protein was modified relative to this genomic sequence to represent the inferred CDS: inserted 1 base in 1 codon), whose amino-acid sequence MASGCPAAFGDPAEVREGFLCPLCLXDLQAFRQLQAHYEEQHPGEDRDVRAQLRNLVQKAKRAKKKLLKQEDDDRTDSGSQERYESFSYGGIDPYMWEPQEVGAMRSRLSEFKKHRAARIDHYVVEVNKLIIRLEKLTSFDRANTESAKIRAIEKSVVPWVSDHDVPFCPDCGSKFSIRNRRHHCRLCGSIMCKKCMEFVNLPLASKLTSASKEALGSHTSPNSSPNSVHGSRRGSISSISSVSSVLDEKDDDRIRCCQHCKDTLLKREQQIDEKEYTPEIVKLYEKLRLCMEKVDQKAPEYIRMAESLNAGETAYNLDHANDLRVEIQKMYEFIDALSKKILSLGLHEDPQPHPKTLQLQRMIRYSATLFVQEKLLGLMSLPTKDQYEELKKRRLHTVRQVALETQGKQEEKQKGFISISASAVNGDETHIKKGTVRKSEGWLPTSSISRESERADPLLQQIDNITSFIKQAKAANRIDEVHTLQENLMQLQDEYDQQQTLKAIELSKKQAEEEEIQRKELQVFHEKEWEREHHKFMSQHSRTRSLDFREVKQHLDATWMKGDTNFETPAVEQLPAKEHLTFTLKPQNVPQCDKDQDQPACLNPFEDETDTPQVEEDPANPFAKDTSPMVSFSNTAQQSGKKEYNPFESEEEDEQSNGAPGSTSNPFEEDENPFEKPGGSWSSGNPFEEGSSVNPFEVEDGSEISGEEAIEEELLLQQIDNIKAYIFDAKHSGRLDEVEVLTENLKELKHTLAKQKEKSNC is encoded by the exons ATGGCGTCGGGCTGCCCAGCGGCCTTCGGGGACCCGGCCGAAGTGCGTGAGGGCTTCCTGTGCCCGCTGTGCC AAGATCTCCAGGCGTTCCGGCAGCTCCAGGCGCACTACGAGGAGCAGCACCCGGGCGAAGACCGGGACGTCAGGGCGCAGCTCCGAA ATCTAGTCCAGAAGGCcaaaagagcaaagaagaaattGCTGAAACAAGAAGACGATGACAGAACTGACTCTGGATCTCAGGAACGATATGAGTCATTCAGCTATGGTGGAATAGATCCATACATGTGGGAGCCCCAGGAAGTAG GTGCTATGAGAAGCCGTCTTTCTGAATTCAAGAAACACCGAGCAGCCAGGATTGATCACTATGTAGTTGAAGTCAATAAGTTAATAATCAGGTTAGAAAAG CTTACATCGTTTGACAGAGCAAACACTGAGTCAGCTAAAATAAGAG CTATAGAGAAGTCTGTTGTGCCCTGGGTCAGTGATCACGATGTTCCATTTTGCCCAGACTGTGGCAGTAAGTTCAGTATCCGAAACCGACGTCACCACTGCCGCCTCTGTGGGTCTATTATGTGCAAGAAGTGCATGGAATTTGTGAATCTTCCTTTGGCAA GCAAACTCACTAGTGCCAGCAAAGAGGCCTTGGGTTCTCATACTAGCCCGAACTCCTCACCCAACAGTGTCCATGGCTCCCGCCGTGGCAGCATTAGCAGCATAAGCAGCGTGAGCTCTGTTCTGGATGAGAAGGATGATGACCGAATCCGTTGTTGTCAGCACTGCAAAGACACCCTGTTGAAGAGAGAGCAACAGATTGATGAGAAAGAATACACACCAGAAATTGTGAAACTCTATGAG aAACTTCGACTCTGCATGGAGAAGGTTGACCAGAAAGCACCAGAATACATAAGGATGGCAGAATCACTAAA TGCTGGGGAGACAGCCTACAACCTTGATCATGCTAACGACTTGAGGGTGGAGATTCAAAAAATGTATGAATTTATAGATGCCTTAAG TAAGAAGATTTTGAGTCTAGGCTTGCACGAAGATCCTCAACCTCATCCTAAAACACTACAACTTCAGCGAATGATAAGATATTCAGCTACACTTTTTGTTCAG gaaaaactgCTTGGCCTAATGTCCCTGCCAACCAAGGATCAGTATGAAGAACTGAAGAAGAGAAGACTGCATACGGTAAGACAG gtcGCTCttgaaacacagggaaaacaagaggaaaagcagaaggggTTTATCTCCATATCTGCATCTGCAGTTAATGGTGATGAAACTCacataaaaaaaggaacagtCAGAAAATCTGAAGGCTGGTTACCTACATCTAGCATTTcgagagagagcgagagagcAGACCCACTTCTTCAGCAGATTGACAATATCACATCCTTTATTAAGCAAGCAAAGGCAGCTAATAGGATAGATGAGGTCCATACTTTGCAAGAGAACCTGATGCAGCTTCAGGATGAATATGATCAACAACAAACTCTGAAAGCTATTGAGCTTTCTAAAAAAcaggcagaagaggaggagataCAGAGGAAGGAACTTCAGGTCTTTCATGAAAAAGAGTGGGAAAGAGAGCACCATAAATTCATGTCTCAGCATTCAAGGACACGCTCCTTAGACTTCAGGGAAGTCAAACAGCATTTGGATGCTACTTGGATGAAAGGGGACACAAATTTTGAAACTCCTGCTGTTGAGCAGCTGCCAGCTAAGGAGCACTTGACCTTCACACTCAAACCCCAGAATGTCCCACAGTGTGACAAAGACCAGGATCAGCCAGCCTGTCTAAATCCCTTTGAGGATGAAACAGATACCCCTCAGGTAGAGGAAGATCCTGCTAACCCATTTGCCAAAGACACCTCTCCAATGGTTTCTTTCTCTAACACAGCTCAGCAAAGTGGTAAAAAAGAATATAATCCATTTGAaagtgaggaggaggatgaaCAAAGTAATGGAGCACCTGGCAGTACTTCAAACCCCTTTGAAGAGGATGAAAATCCATTTGAAAAGCCTGGGGGCAGTTGGAGTTCAGGGAATCCATTTGAAGAGGGATCCTCTGTCAATCCCTTTGAAGTGGAGGATGGCAGTGAGATCTCTGGAGAGGAGGCTATAGAGGAAGAGCTGCTTCTCCAACAGATAGATAATATTAAAGCTTATATATTTGATGCCAAACATAGTGGACGACTGGATGAGGTGGAGGTACTGACAGAGAACTTAAAGGAACTGAAGCACACATTA